The Bacteroidota bacterium genome includes a region encoding these proteins:
- a CDS encoding FKBP-type peptidyl-prolyl cis-trans isomerase, translating into MNKLTVLPIAALFAVVISSCKETKIQNVKMENGADSLSYAIGINIGESFKEQKITEVNTEIMAAVIKAILTEDTLGLKMNDSSSLAFLNGYMRKKADIETAKAKKEGDDWLAVKAKEDGVKSTPSGLLYKVITSGTGATPVDGDQVVVHYTGKFIDGEIFDSSVRNGQPVTHPVNGFMAGWTEALKMMKVGDKWILYIPSDLGYGPAGYQGFIPPNAALEFEVELLGVIPAGTEPVIKE; encoded by the coding sequence ATGAACAAATTAACAGTATTACCAATAGCTGCGCTGTTTGCAGTGGTAATTTCCTCATGTAAAGAGACTAAAATACAAAATGTTAAAATGGAAAATGGTGCTGACTCGCTGAGTTATGCTATCGGTATCAATATCGGAGAAAGTTTTAAGGAGCAAAAGATCACTGAAGTGAATACAGAGATCATGGCTGCAGTTATAAAAGCTATTCTTACAGAAGATACTCTCGGACTTAAAATGAATGATTCCAGTTCTTTAGCGTTCTTGAATGGTTATATGCGCAAAAAAGCGGATATCGAAACCGCAAAAGCGAAAAAAGAAGGTGATGATTGGTTAGCAGTAAAAGCTAAGGAAGATGGTGTTAAATCTACACCAAGTGGCTTACTTTACAAGGTAATAACTTCCGGAACAGGCGCTACACCTGTGGATGGCGATCAGGTAGTTGTGCATTACACGGGAAAATTTATTGATGGTGAAATTTTTGATAGCTCAGTTAGAAACGGACAACCCGTTACACATCCGGTAAATGGATTTATGGCAGGCTGGACAGAGGCTTTAAAAATGATGAAGGTTGGCGATAAATGGATTTTATACATCCCGTCAGATTTAGGTTACGGACCGGCTGGATACCAAGGTTTTATTCCACCTAATGCAGCACTTGAGTTTGAAGTTGAACTTTTAGGAGTAATTCCTGCAGGCACTGAACCTGTTATAAAAGAATAA